A window from Rhinolophus sinicus isolate RSC01 linkage group LG01, ASM3656204v1, whole genome shotgun sequence encodes these proteins:
- the DLX2 gene encoding homeobox protein DLX-2, protein MTGVFDSLVADMHSTQITASSTYHQHQHPPSGGGAGPGGSNSSNLHKPQESPTLPVSTATDSSYYTNQQHPAGGGGGGGSPYAHMGSYQYHASGLNNVPYSAKSGYDLGYTAAYPSYAPYGTSSSPANNEPEKEDLEPEIRIVNGKPKKVRKPRTIYSSFQLAALQRRFQKTQYLALPERAELAASLGLTQTQVKIWFQNRRSKFKKMWKSGEIPSEQHPGASASPPCASPPVSAPASWDFAPQRMGGGGGPGSGGSGAGSSGSSPSSAASAFLGNYPWYHQASGSASHLQAAAPLLHPTQTPQPHHHHHHPHGGGVAPVSAGTIF, encoded by the exons ATGACTGGAGTCTTTGACAGTCTGGTGGCTGATATGCATTCGACCCAGATCACAGCCTCCAGCACATACCACCAGCACCAGCATCCCCCGAGCGGCGGCGGCGCTGGCCCCGGcggcagcaacagcagcaaccTCCACAAGCCCCAGGAGTCGCCCACTCTCCCGGTGTCCACAGCTACCGACAGCAGCTACTACACCAACCAGCAGCAcccggcgggcggcggcggcggtgggggTTCACCCTACGCGCACATGGGTTCCTATCAGTACCACGCCAGCGGCCTCAACAACGTCCCTTATTCCGCCAAGAGCGGATACGACCTGGGCTACACCGCCGCCTACCCCTCCTACGCGCCCTACGGGACCAGTTCGTCCCCGGCCAACAACGAACCTG AGAAAGAGGACCTCGAGCCTGAAATCCGGATAGTGAACGGTAAGCCAAAGAAAGTCCGGAAACCCCGCACCATCTACTCCAGTTTCCAGCTGGCGGCTCTTCAGCGACGTTTCCAAAAGACCCAATACCTGGCACTGCCCGAGCGAGCCGAGCTGGCGGCGTCTCTGGGCCTCACCCAGACTCAG GTCAAAATCTGGTTCCAGAACCGCCGGTCTAAGTTCAAGAAGATGTGGAAAAGCGGTGAGATCCCCTCGGAGCAGCACCCTGGGGCCAGCGCCTCGCCACCTTGTGCTTCGCCACCGGTCTCCGCGCCAGCCTCCTGGGACTTCGCTCCGCAACGGATGGGGGGCGGCGGCGGCCCTGGCAGCGGCGGTAGCGGCGCGGGCAGCTCAGGCTCCAGCCCGAGCAGCGCGGCCTCGGCTTTTCTGGGCAACTACCCGTGGTACCACCAGGCCTCCGGCTCCGCCTCACACCTGCAGGCGGCGGCGCCGCTGCTGCACCCCACACAGACCCCGCAGccgcaccaccatcaccaccaccctcaTGGCGGCGGGGTCGCCCCGGTGAGCGCGGGAACGATTTTCTAA